A stretch of Haloprofundus halophilus DNA encodes these proteins:
- a CDS encoding heavy metal translocating P-type ATPase, whose product MSELQRVRIEVRGMSCANCSSTVTSAVEELDGVGEVNVNYATDEGTVEYDPDRVSLAEVYDAIERSGYDPVAEEVNVGITDMTCSNCVQTVERAVGDLPGVLSVDANYATDEATVRYNPEAVSRSDVYDAVEDAGYSPVREDASDDGAGESEGDRRENARKAELRHQRNLTLFGAALAIPLSVLMMGHLVGLPVPESILGVEMGWVALVLATPVQYFLGKEFYVNSYKALVKNRTANMDVLIALGSTTAYLYSVVVLFGLLDVGQLYFESAALILVFITLGNYLEARSKGQAGEAIRQLLELEADDATVVDEVESETSDDPEFENEREVPLDEVEEGDVMKVRPGEKVPTDGVVVEGESAVDESNVTGESVPVEKSPGDEVVGSTINENGLLYVRATKVGSETALQQIVQMVRDAQSRQPEIQNLADRISAYFVPAVIANAVFWSVVWYLFPEALSGFVTSLPLWGLVGGGPAALSAFEFAVVVFASAVLIACPCALGLATPAATMVGTTIGAKHGILFKGGDVLERVRDVDTVVFDKTGTLTKGEMHLTDAVVVSPTADGSGDSNGPGGDVRATDGDVRADGAGASAGTAVESETDERLLLEVAAAAEAGSEHPIAEAVVDGAKERGVEVSDPAAFQNVAGKGVRARIDRGTAVVGKPDLLREYDVDPEPAADVMSDLESEGKTAILVALDGELLGVLAVADEVKQSAQEAVSTLRERGVSVFMLTGDNERTARAVAERVGIDPENVRAGVLPDEKADEVESIQADGRRVMMVGDGVNDAPALAAAFVGTALGSGTDVAIEAADVTLMRDDPVDVVRAMRVSEGTLSKIKQNLFWALGYNTAMIPLASLGLLQPVLAAAAMAVSSVSVLTNSLLFRRYDPDSEYRLLGFLR is encoded by the coding sequence ATGAGTGAACTGCAACGCGTCCGAATCGAAGTCAGGGGGATGAGCTGTGCGAACTGCTCGTCTACCGTCACGTCAGCCGTCGAGGAGCTCGACGGCGTCGGGGAGGTGAACGTCAACTACGCCACCGACGAGGGGACCGTCGAGTACGACCCCGACCGCGTGAGCCTCGCAGAGGTGTACGACGCCATCGAACGCTCGGGCTACGACCCGGTCGCCGAGGAGGTCAACGTCGGCATCACGGACATGACCTGCTCGAACTGCGTGCAGACGGTCGAGCGCGCCGTCGGCGACCTGCCGGGCGTTCTCTCGGTCGACGCCAACTACGCCACCGACGAGGCGACGGTTCGGTACAACCCGGAGGCGGTGTCGCGCTCGGACGTTTACGACGCCGTCGAGGACGCGGGCTACTCGCCGGTGCGCGAGGATGCGAGCGACGACGGGGCGGGCGAGAGCGAGGGCGACCGCCGAGAGAACGCCCGGAAAGCCGAACTCCGTCACCAGCGCAATCTGACGCTGTTCGGCGCGGCGCTGGCGATTCCGCTCTCCGTCCTGATGATGGGTCACCTCGTCGGACTCCCCGTTCCGGAGTCGATTCTCGGCGTCGAGATGGGCTGGGTCGCCCTCGTTCTGGCGACGCCCGTCCAGTACTTCCTCGGCAAGGAGTTCTACGTCAACTCCTACAAGGCGCTCGTGAAGAACCGCACGGCGAACATGGACGTGCTCATCGCGCTCGGGTCGACGACGGCGTACCTCTACAGCGTCGTCGTCCTCTTCGGCCTCCTCGACGTGGGGCAACTGTACTTCGAGAGCGCGGCGCTCATCCTCGTGTTCATCACGCTCGGTAACTACCTCGAAGCCCGCTCGAAAGGTCAGGCCGGCGAGGCGATTCGCCAGTTGCTCGAGCTCGAAGCCGACGACGCCACCGTCGTCGACGAGGTGGAGTCGGAGACGAGCGACGACCCCGAGTTCGAGAACGAGCGCGAGGTCCCCCTCGACGAGGTCGAGGAGGGCGACGTGATGAAGGTCCGACCGGGCGAGAAAGTGCCGACCGACGGCGTCGTCGTCGAGGGTGAGAGCGCCGTCGACGAGTCGAACGTCACCGGCGAGTCCGTCCCCGTCGAGAAATCGCCCGGCGACGAAGTCGTCGGCTCGACTATCAACGAGAACGGCCTGCTGTACGTCCGCGCGACGAAAGTCGGCTCCGAGACGGCGCTCCAGCAGATCGTCCAGATGGTGCGCGACGCCCAGAGCCGCCAACCGGAGATTCAGAACCTCGCCGACCGCATCAGCGCGTACTTCGTCCCGGCGGTCATCGCCAACGCCGTCTTCTGGTCGGTCGTCTGGTATCTGTTCCCCGAGGCGCTCTCCGGGTTCGTCACGTCGCTGCCGCTGTGGGGTCTCGTCGGCGGCGGTCCCGCCGCGCTCTCCGCGTTCGAGTTCGCCGTCGTCGTCTTCGCGTCGGCCGTCCTCATCGCCTGCCCCTGCGCGCTCGGTCTGGCGACGCCCGCGGCGACGATGGTCGGGACGACCATCGGCGCGAAGCACGGCATCCTGTTCAAGGGCGGCGACGTGCTCGAACGCGTCCGCGACGTCGACACCGTCGTCTTCGACAAGACGGGGACGCTCACGAAGGGCGAGATGCATCTGACCGACGCCGTCGTCGTCTCGCCGACCGCAGACGGGAGCGGCGACTCGAACGGTCCCGGCGGCGACGTCCGCGCGACCGACGGTGACGTTCGCGCCGACGGTGCAGGAGCGAGCGCGGGGACGGCCGTCGAGTCCGAGACCGACGAGCGACTCCTCCTCGAAGTCGCCGCCGCCGCCGAAGCGGGCAGCGAACACCCCATCGCCGAGGCCGTCGTCGACGGCGCGAAGGAGCGAGGTGTCGAGGTCTCCGACCCCGCCGCGTTCCAGAACGTCGCCGGGAAGGGCGTCCGCGCCCGCATCGACCGCGGTACCGCCGTCGTCGGCAAACCCGACCTGCTGCGCGAGTACGACGTCGACCCCGAACCCGCGGCCGACGTCATGAGCGACCTCGAATCCGAGGGGAAGACGGCAATTCTCGTCGCTCTCGACGGCGAACTGCTCGGCGTGCTCGCCGTCGCCGACGAGGTGAAGCAGTCGGCGCAGGAAGCCGTCTCGACGCTCCGCGAGCGCGGCGTCTCGGTGTTCATGCTCACCGGCGACAACGAGCGCACCGCCCGCGCCGTCGCCGAGCGCGTCGGCATCGACCCCGAGAACGTCCGCGCGGGGGTGCTGCCCGACGAGAAGGCCGACGAGGTCGAGTCGATTCAGGCCGACGGCCGTCGCGTGATGATGGTCGGCGACGGCGTCAACGACGCGCCCGCGCTCGCGGCGGCGTTCGTCGGCACGGCGCTCGGCAGCGGCACCGACGTGGCCATCGAGGCGGCGGACGTGACGCTGATGCGCGACGACCCGGTGGACGTCGTTCGCGCGATGCGCGTCTCGGAGGGGACGCTCTCGAAGATAAAGCAGAACCTCTTCTGGGCGCTCGGCTACAACACGGCGATGATTCCGCTGGCCTCGCTCGGCCTGCTCCAGCCCGTCCTCGCGGCGGCGGCGATGGCCGTCTCCAGCGTCTCCGTGCTCACGAACAGCCTCCTGTTCCGGCGCTACGACCCCGACAGCGAGTACCGCCTCCTCGGCTTCCTGCGGTAA
- a CDS encoding carbohydrate kinase family protein, translating into MTRILVAGEALIDFIPDASGSLASVESFSRRAGGAPANVAVALSHLDASVSFWTRLGTDPFGDYLAEFLADHGLSDEYVERDPNGKTTLAFVSLGEDADREFSFYRDAAADARLEPGTVDDDALAEFEWLHADVLSLDTEPSRTAVLDLLERATETDVTVSFDPNARPERWTEFSYRESVREGFALVDVVKATPEDLREAGLTGDAAELAREICTFGPHTAVITLGDAGAYAYATPEAPWSDGGEVEATHDGYPVDPVDTTGAGDAFTAGVVAALSAGESLAEALAFANAVAAVTTTEPGAMTALPDRNAVETFRADE; encoded by the coding sequence ATGACACGGATTCTCGTCGCCGGCGAGGCGCTCATCGACTTCATCCCCGACGCGTCGGGGAGCCTCGCGTCGGTCGAGTCGTTCTCCCGACGCGCAGGGGGCGCTCCGGCGAACGTCGCCGTCGCGCTCTCGCATCTCGACGCCTCCGTCTCCTTCTGGACGCGTCTCGGCACCGACCCGTTCGGCGACTACCTCGCCGAGTTTCTGGCCGACCACGGTCTCTCCGACGAGTACGTCGAACGCGACCCGAACGGGAAGACGACGCTCGCGTTCGTCAGCCTCGGCGAGGACGCCGACCGGGAGTTCAGTTTCTACCGCGACGCGGCCGCCGACGCCCGACTCGAACCCGGCACCGTCGACGACGACGCCCTCGCCGAGTTCGAGTGGCTCCACGCCGACGTGCTCTCGCTCGATACCGAACCGTCCCGAACCGCCGTGCTCGACCTGCTCGAACGCGCCACCGAGACGGACGTGACGGTCTCGTTCGACCCGAACGCCCGACCCGAACGCTGGACGGAGTTCTCCTACCGCGAGTCGGTTCGTGAGGGGTTCGCGCTCGTCGACGTGGTGAAAGCCACGCCAGAGGACCTCCGTGAGGCTGGACTCACCGGCGACGCGGCGGAGTTGGCCCGCGAAATCTGTACGTTCGGGCCGCACACCGCGGTCATCACGCTCGGCGACGCGGGGGCGTACGCCTACGCGACGCCGGAGGCACCGTGGAGCGACGGCGGGGAGGTCGAGGCGACGCACGACGGCTACCCCGTCGACCCGGTCGATACGACCGGCGCGGGCGACGCGTTCACCGCGGGCGTCGTCGCGGCGTTGTCTGCGGGCGAGTCGCTCGCCGAAGCGCTCGCGTTCGCCAACGCCGTCGCCGCGGTGACGACGACCGAACCCGGCGCGATGACGGCGCTTCCCGACCGGAACGCCGTCGAGACGTTCAGAGCCGACGAGTAG
- a CDS encoding peroxidase-related enzyme (This protein belongs to a clade of uncharacterized proteins related to peroxidases such as the alkylhydroperoxidase AhpD.) yields MDDDAMRRFPVPDFDELPEDLQERITEETERAGFTPNVFSGFAYKPSHFRAFFEYHDALVDDTALDREEIELIIVAVSGVNHCYYCNVAHGALVRIYAKDPLLADQLVANYRTADVSDERMAMLDVAVKLTEAPAKVGEEDFEKLRDAGYSEEAIWDIGAVTSMFNLSNRMAMFADMRPNDEFHTLGRQPREE; encoded by the coding sequence CTGGACGACGACGCGATGCGCCGTTTTCCCGTACCCGACTTCGACGAACTGCCCGAGGACCTGCAGGAACGCATCACCGAGGAGACAGAACGCGCTGGGTTCACCCCGAACGTCTTCTCGGGTTTCGCGTACAAACCCTCGCACTTCCGAGCGTTCTTCGAGTACCACGACGCGCTCGTCGACGACACGGCGCTCGACCGCGAGGAGATAGAGCTGATAATCGTCGCCGTCTCCGGCGTCAACCACTGCTACTACTGCAACGTCGCCCACGGCGCGCTCGTCCGCATCTACGCGAAAGACCCCCTGCTCGCGGACCAACTCGTCGCCAACTACCGAACGGCCGACGTGAGCGACGAGCGGATGGCGATGCTGGACGTGGCGGTGAAACTCACCGAAGCGCCCGCGAAAGTCGGCGAGGAGGACTTCGAGAAGTTACGCGACGCGGGCTACTCCGAGGAGGCCATCTGGGACATCGGCGCGGTCACGTCGATGTTCAACCTCTCGAACCGGATGGCGATGTTCGCGGACATGCGCCCGAACGATGAGTTCCACACGCTGGGGCGGCAGCCGAGAGAAGAGTAA
- a CDS encoding aldo/keto reductase: MTLDLPSMGLGTSGNKDPEECASTVAAALDIGYRHVDTAQMYDNEEPVGAGLRQSDVDPDDAILATKVHPKNLAPEDVRRTTEESLDRLGVDSVDLLYVHWPTHAYDAETTLPVFDELREAGLTDHVGVSNFTPELLDEARETLDSPIAAHQVECHPLLPQEELRADAREHGYSLVAYTPLGRGEIFDEPELVEVAEKHDASVAQVCLAWSMAQDVIVPIPKSTGEHVAENFAARELELDDDDLAKIDGIDHEKRIIDPDHGPWN, translated from the coding sequence ATGACGCTCGACCTGCCGTCGATGGGCCTCGGAACCTCCGGTAACAAAGACCCCGAAGAGTGCGCGAGCACCGTCGCCGCGGCGCTCGATATCGGTTACCGCCACGTCGACACCGCGCAGATGTACGACAACGAAGAACCCGTCGGAGCGGGTCTCCGACAGAGCGACGTCGACCCGGATGACGCGATTCTCGCGACGAAAGTCCACCCGAAGAACCTCGCACCCGAGGACGTTCGGCGCACGACGGAGGAGAGTCTCGACCGACTCGGCGTCGACTCGGTCGACCTGCTGTACGTCCACTGGCCGACCCACGCTTACGACGCTGAGACGACGCTGCCGGTCTTCGACGAACTGCGCGAAGCGGGGCTGACCGACCACGTCGGCGTCAGCAACTTCACGCCGGAACTGTTGGACGAAGCGCGAGAGACTCTCGACTCGCCCATCGCAGCCCACCAGGTCGAGTGCCACCCGCTACTCCCTCAGGAGGAACTGCGCGCCGACGCCCGCGAGCACGGCTACTCGCTCGTCGCGTACACCCCACTCGGACGGGGCGAAATCTTCGACGAACCCGAACTCGTTGAGGTGGCCGAGAAACACGACGCGAGCGTCGCGCAGGTCTGCCTCGCGTGGTCGATGGCGCAGGACGTCATCGTCCCGATTCCGAAGTCGACGGGCGAACACGTCGCCGAGAACTTCGCCGCCCGAGAGCTGGAGTTGGACGACGACGACCTGGCGAAGATAGACGGCATCGACCACGAGAAGCGCATCATCGACCCCGACCACGGGCCGTGGAACTGA
- a CDS encoding sugar phosphate isomerase/epimerase family protein, with protein sequence MDARTGYVTQMNMDLDAAIEAAAEYEFDYVEAMMDGDTERHRLDERADEVRRALDDRELDLMVHLPFGGIDLGSPFEHVRAGSVAEQKAAIDTAAALGAEKGVLHPTTGAWSPAWDSSSLRDNALDSIRELVAHADEREFEVCVENIPRSLFRTHEFSQLLAETEASMTLDTGHARMDGRDSGGIASFVEEHGDRISHVHLNDTRQASDEHLPFGAGNLDFERILGAFPDDWTGTLSLEVFTFGFDYIETSKVHLDALLDER encoded by the coding sequence ATGGACGCCCGCACCGGGTACGTCACCCAGATGAACATGGACCTCGACGCGGCTATCGAGGCGGCCGCCGAGTACGAGTTCGACTACGTGGAGGCGATGATGGACGGCGACACCGAGCGCCATCGACTCGACGAGCGGGCCGACGAGGTTCGGCGGGCGCTCGACGACCGGGAGCTGGACCTGATGGTCCATCTCCCCTTCGGCGGTATCGACCTGGGGTCGCCGTTCGAGCACGTCAGAGCGGGGTCGGTCGCCGAGCAGAAAGCCGCAATCGATACCGCCGCCGCGCTCGGCGCGGAGAAGGGCGTCCTCCACCCGACGACGGGCGCGTGGTCGCCCGCGTGGGACTCCTCGTCGCTGCGGGACAACGCGCTCGACTCGATACGCGAACTCGTCGCGCACGCGGACGAACGCGAGTTCGAGGTCTGCGTCGAGAACATCCCCCGGAGCCTCTTCCGGACCCACGAGTTCTCCCAGTTGCTCGCCGAGACCGAGGCGTCGATGACGCTCGACACCGGCCACGCGCGGATGGACGGCCGCGACTCCGGCGGCATCGCCTCGTTCGTCGAGGAACACGGCGACCGTATCAGCCACGTCCACCTCAACGACACGCGGCAGGCCTCGGACGAACACCTGCCGTTCGGCGCGGGCAACCTCGACTTCGAGCGCATCCTGGGCGCGTTCCCCGACGACTGGACGGGGACGCTCTCGCTCGAAGTGTTCACGTTCGGCTTCGACTACATCGAGACGAGCAAGGTACATCTCGACGCGCTCCTCGACGAGCGCTGA
- a CDS encoding GNAT family N-acetyltransferase, translating into MPGPVFLRGERVELRTVEKADVEFVQRLVDDPAVWPTLGSYRPKNRTQEMEWIESIGDDTDDQFLVCDDGDPVGLVGVTPNETWGTAELGYMISPEAWGNGYCTDAVRTVSRYAFEERRMHKVVAEAYDHNVGSQRVLEKVGFTLEGTHREEAYVGGEYRDLLHYGLLEGEFA; encoded by the coding sequence ATGCCCGGACCGGTGTTCCTCCGAGGGGAGCGCGTCGAACTCCGAACCGTCGAGAAGGCCGACGTCGAGTTCGTCCAACGACTCGTCGACGACCCGGCGGTGTGGCCGACGCTGGGCTCCTACCGACCGAAGAACCGCACCCAGGAGATGGAGTGGATCGAATCGATCGGCGACGACACCGACGACCAGTTTCTCGTCTGCGACGACGGCGACCCGGTCGGTCTCGTCGGAGTGACTCCGAACGAGACGTGGGGTACAGCCGAACTCGGCTACATGATCTCCCCGGAAGCGTGGGGCAACGGCTACTGCACCGACGCCGTTCGAACCGTCTCGCGCTACGCGTTCGAGGAGCGCCGGATGCACAAAGTCGTCGCCGAGGCGTACGACCACAACGTCGGTTCACAGCGCGTGCTGGAGAAGGTGGGGTTCACGCTGGAAGGGACCCACAGAGAGGAGGCGTACGTCGGCGGCGAGTACCGCGACCTGCTTCACTACGGCCTGCTCGAAGGCGAGTTCGCGTGA
- a CDS encoding uracil-xanthine permease family protein, protein MTGKRTESEFVEYGIEDKPPLGESLLLGLQHYLTMVGANIAVPLILAAALGIPDSLVPRFVGTFFVVSGVATLAQTTFGNRYPIVQGAPFSMLAPALAVIAVAQTGNPPGADWQYALLQLQGAIIAASLAEIVVGYLGLFGRLRRFVSPVVIAPTIALIGLSLFDTPQITAVTNDWWLLGLTLGLIVLFSQYLDTSARIFKLFPVLLGVVTAYALAAALSVVGVYQAGMPGYVPLGEVLAAPAFMPIHPFQWGMAGGANTVAVTVPVVGWPLAFGVPQLTLSFVVGMLAGVAASMVESFGDYHAVARLSGLGAPSEKRINHGIGMEGIMNVFAGVMGAGGSTSYSENIGAIGITGVASRYVVQVGAALMLVVGFVGYFGQLVATIPDPIVGGLFLAMFGQIVAVGLSNLEYVDLDSSRNVFIVGFALFAGLAIPAYMGNVAAANPDLSGAEAFRQGLQNVALVGPILGTKLVGDVLYVVGSTGMAVGGLVAFFLDNTIEGTRAERGLETWEEAAESDEEFASAYDRFVRGDETKAD, encoded by the coding sequence ATGACGGGCAAACGGACGGAATCGGAGTTCGTAGAGTACGGTATCGAAGACAAGCCGCCATTGGGCGAGTCGCTGCTGCTTGGCCTGCAGCACTACCTGACGATGGTCGGCGCGAACATCGCCGTGCCGCTCATCCTCGCGGCCGCACTCGGGATTCCGGACTCGCTCGTTCCGCGCTTCGTCGGGACGTTCTTCGTCGTCTCCGGCGTCGCCACGCTGGCGCAGACGACGTTCGGTAACCGCTACCCCATCGTGCAGGGCGCACCGTTCTCGATGCTCGCGCCCGCGCTGGCGGTCATCGCCGTCGCACAGACGGGGAACCCGCCGGGAGCGGACTGGCAGTACGCGCTGCTGCAGTTACAGGGAGCGATTATCGCCGCCTCGCTGGCCGAGATCGTCGTCGGCTATCTCGGCTTGTTCGGCCGTCTTCGGAGATTTGTCTCGCCGGTGGTCATCGCGCCTACCATCGCGCTCATCGGCCTCTCGCTGTTCGACACACCGCAGATCACTGCAGTCACGAACGACTGGTGGCTGTTGGGACTGACGCTCGGTCTCATCGTCCTCTTCTCGCAGTATCTCGACACGTCCGCTCGCATCTTCAAGCTCTTCCCCGTCCTCCTCGGCGTCGTCACGGCGTACGCGCTCGCCGCCGCGTTGAGCGTCGTCGGCGTCTATCAGGCCGGGATGCCCGGTTACGTCCCGCTGGGCGAGGTGCTCGCCGCCCCCGCGTTCATGCCGATTCACCCCTTCCAGTGGGGGATGGCCGGCGGCGCGAACACCGTGGCGGTGACGGTTCCGGTCGTCGGGTGGCCGCTCGCGTTCGGCGTCCCGCAACTGACGCTCTCGTTCGTCGTCGGGATGCTCGCGGGCGTCGCCGCGTCGATGGTCGAGAGCTTCGGCGACTACCACGCTGTCGCCCGTCTCTCGGGTCTCGGCGCACCGAGCGAGAAGCGCATCAACCACGGCATCGGGATGGAGGGAATCATGAACGTGTTCGCTGGCGTGATGGGTGCCGGCGGGTCGACCTCCTACTCGGAGAACATCGGCGCTATCGGCATCACGGGGGTCGCCTCCCGTTACGTCGTTCAAGTCGGCGCGGCGCTGATGCTCGTCGTGGGCTTCGTCGGCTACTTCGGCCAACTCGTCGCGACGATTCCGGACCCCATCGTCGGCGGCCTCTTTCTGGCGATGTTCGGCCAAATCGTCGCCGTCGGCCTCTCGAACCTCGAATACGTCGACCTCGACTCCTCTCGCAATGTGTTCATCGTCGGCTTCGCGCTCTTCGCCGGACTGGCGATTCCTGCCTACATGGGCAACGTCGCCGCCGCGAACCCGGACCTCAGCGGCGCGGAAGCGTTCCGTCAGGGCCTGCAGAACGTCGCGCTCGTCGGTCCCATCCTGGGAACGAAGCTCGTCGGCGACGTGCTCTACGTCGTCGGTAGCACCGGGATGGCCGTCGGCGGTCTCGTCGCGTTCTTCCTCGACAACACCATCGAGGGGACGCGGGCCGAACGCGGTCTGGAGACATGGGAGGAAGCGGCCGAATCCGACGAGGAGTTCGCCTCCGCCTACGACCGGTTCGTCCGCGGCGACGAGACGAAAGCCGACTGA
- a CDS encoding heavy-metal-associated domain-containing protein yields the protein MTTTLTVEGMSCDGCEKSVVEALEDVDGVENASADHESDTASVEGDADPLDLVVAVDDAGYEAKA from the coding sequence ATGACGACGACACTCACCGTCGAAGGAATGAGCTGTGATGGCTGCGAGAAAAGCGTCGTAGAGGCGCTCGAAGACGTCGACGGCGTCGAGAACGCGAGCGCGGACCACGAGTCGGACACGGCGAGCGTCGAGGGCGACGCCGACCCACTTGACCTCGTGGTCGCCGTCGACGATGCGGGCTACGAGGCGAAGGCGTAA
- a CDS encoding metal-dependent hydrolase, whose product MFRTGHYGVSLLVFAPIGYTLVSAGAVTPAFALGATMLWLSMLPDVDHKLPGVSHRGPTHTLLFAGLVGGLFWGVAAVVTDALGAFSVSLGGASVGLAVFAFVVGFLTVVGHLVGDALTPMGVNFLWPLSGRGYSLSLTTADSAVWNYGLFVLGVFVTAAWVSAALGVV is encoded by the coding sequence ATGTTCCGAACGGGCCACTACGGCGTCTCGCTGCTCGTCTTCGCGCCCATCGGCTACACGCTCGTCAGCGCGGGGGCCGTCACCCCCGCGTTCGCCCTCGGCGCGACGATGCTCTGGCTGTCGATGCTGCCGGACGTGGACCACAAGCTACCCGGAGTTTCCCACCGCGGGCCGACGCACACGCTGTTGTTCGCGGGACTCGTCGGTGGTCTGTTCTGGGGCGTCGCCGCCGTCGTAACCGACGCTCTGGGGGCGTTCTCCGTCTCGCTCGGCGGCGCGAGCGTCGGCCTCGCCGTCTTCGCGTTCGTCGTCGGTTTCCTGACCGTCGTCGGTCACCTCGTCGGCGACGCGCTCACGCCGATGGGCGTCAACTTCCTCTGGCCGCTGTCGGGGAGAGGGTACTCGCTGTCGCTGACGACGGCGGACAGCGCGGTCTGGAACTACGGACTGTTCGTCCTCGGCGTCTTCGTGACGGCGGCGTGGGTCAGCGCCGCCCTCGGCGTCGTCTGA
- a CDS encoding AsnC family transcriptional regulator yields the protein MRTLDDTDRQILRLLLDDARRPYSDLADHVGLSAPAVSDRVDRLREIGVIRRFTVDVDRSLLREGMPMLVELDVRPASAEDIAEALTAHERTDHVFRTADARVVFRAPIREGDVTAFLDSVVDLDDVRDIDANLVVDDEWTPGLGDADLALSCVECGNTVTSEGESARFDDELYHFCCDSCLANFGERYDRLQSGV from the coding sequence ATGCGAACCCTCGACGACACCGACCGACAGATTCTGCGTCTCCTCTTGGACGACGCCCGGCGACCGTACAGCGATCTCGCCGACCACGTCGGCCTCTCCGCGCCCGCCGTCTCCGACCGCGTGGACCGACTGCGCGAGATCGGCGTCATCAGACGGTTCACCGTCGACGTGGACCGGTCGTTGCTTCGGGAGGGAATGCCGATGCTGGTCGAACTCGACGTTCGGCCCGCCTCCGCGGAGGACATCGCCGAGGCGCTGACCGCGCACGAGCGAACCGACCACGTCTTCCGGACCGCCGACGCCCGCGTCGTCTTCCGCGCGCCGATACGCGAGGGAGACGTGACGGCGTTCCTCGACAGCGTCGTCGACCTCGACGACGTCCGCGACATCGACGCGAACCTCGTCGTCGACGACGAGTGGACGCCCGGACTCGGCGACGCCGACCTGGCGCTCTCCTGCGTCGAGTGCGGCAACACCGTCACCAGCGAGGGCGAGTCCGCGCGCTTCGACGACGAACTGTACCACTTCTGTTGCGACTCCTGTCTGGCGAACTTCGGGGAACGGTACGACAGACTCCAAAGCGGCGTCTGA
- a CDS encoding cold-shock protein, which yields MATGTVVFFNDTGGYGFIETDDSEEDVFFHMEDVDGPDLEEGQEVEFEIEAAEKGPRAVNLERL from the coding sequence ATGGCGACTGGAACGGTTGTGTTCTTCAACGACACCGGCGGCTACGGCTTCATAGAGACCGACGACTCCGAGGAGGACGTGTTCTTCCACATGGAGGACGTCGACGGTCCCGACCTCGAAGAGGGGCAGGAAGTGGAGTTCGAGATCGAGGCGGCGGAGAAAGGCCCGCGTGCGGTGAACCTCGAACGGCTGTAA